The following proteins come from a genomic window of Lolium rigidum isolate FL_2022 chromosome 5, APGP_CSIRO_Lrig_0.1, whole genome shotgun sequence:
- the LOC124653335 gene encoding rho GTPase-activating protein 5-like has product MEIGWPTEVQHVAHVTFDRFHGFLGLPVEFEPEVPRRAPSASASVFGVSTESMQCSYDSRGNSVPTILLMMQRRLYEQGGLRSEGIFRINAENSQEELVRDRLNRGIVPYGIDVHCLAGLIKAWFRELPSGVLDPIPPEQVMQCQSEEDCARVAKCLPLTEAALLGWAVNLMADVVQEEHINKMNARNIAMVFAPNMTQMADPLTALMYAVQVMNFLKMLIQKTLKDREESNLEDGSLPQKDSPDENGHHNPCLPVDSHHQEGSRRPSFFSEEPLLNSPGHGTEDKLNDTNPAGGDSPPSGQTGNVLTNTEGSSSWSQPLPAASFTADASCATTVNSLQGKGSRSLNSRRTRKGKGQSGTPAIAPADKKTRGASIVSRLNSTVERIEAWR; this is encoded by the exons atgGAGATCGGGTGGCCGACGGAGGTGCAGCACGTGGCACACGTCACCTTCGATAGGTTCCATGGCTTCCTGGGGCTCCCCGTCGAGTTCGAGCCCGAGGTGCCCCGCCGTGCTCCCAGTGCCAG TGCAAGTGTCTTTGGAGTTTCAACAGAATCAATGCAATGTTCCTATGATTCCAGAGGAAACAGTGTTCCGACGATTCTCTTGATGATGCAAAGACGTCTTTATGAACAAGGTGGTCTTCGG TCAGAAGGTATTTTCCGTATAAATGCGGAAAATAGCCAGGAGGAGCTTGTGAGAGACCGGTTAAACAGAGGAATTGTGCCGTATGGTATTGATGTCCATTGTTTGGCAGGTCTAATCAAA GCGTGGTTTAGGGAACTGCCGAGTGGGGTGCTGGACCCTATTCCACCTGAACAGGTGATGCAATGCCAATCTGAAGAGGATTGTGCTCGGGTTGCCAAATGCCTTCCACTAACTGAAGCAGCCTTACTTGGCTGGGCCGTCAATTTGATGGCTGATGTTGTCCAAGAAGAACATATAAACAAGATGAATGCTCGTAACATCGCAATGGTTTTTGCACCAAATATGACTCAG ATGGCAGATCCTTTGACTGCACTGATGTATGCAGTGCAAGTGATGAATTTTCTCAAGATGCTGATACAAAAGACCCTCAAGGATAGAGAAGAGTCCAACCTGGAGGATGGGTCTTTGCCCCAAAAGGACTCACCTGATGAAAATGGGCATCATAACCCCTGCCTACCTGTCGATTCTCACCATCAGGAAGGATCAAGGCGTCCTTCTTTCTTCAGCGAGGAGCCTCTTCTGAACAGCCCTGGGCACGGCACTGAAGATAAGCTGAATGACACTAATCCTGCCGGAGGAGACTCTCCACCTTCTGGCCAGACAGGCAATGTCCTGACAAACACGGAGGGCTCCTCTAGTTGGTCCCAACCTCTTCCTGCTGCTTCATTCACCGCTGATGCTTCCTGTGCTACAACTGTGAATTCACTACAAGGCAAGGGGAGCCGCAGCTTGAACAGTCGGAGGACTAGAAAGGGCAAGGGGCAGTCTGGAACACCCGCTATTGCTCCAGCTGATAAAAAAACACGAGGAGCGAGCATCGTGAGCAGATTAAACTCCACGGTTGAACGGATCGAAGCGTGGAGATGA
- the LOC124654526 gene encoding protein FAF-like, chloroplastic: MAADGGLRRLFEKPLPENPTLLEALSAWNRVHPKRLVDPASFTEIFGELHFQEKQQHQPDHVARAGLLPPPPRPPTPLPPPRAAAASSSWIDVASEKSKDDLSLDALLRPPKPTPTVKRSASFSLKKSPSASSLLLCTEGLGSESTFDVLRDDEDDVLAAALRRQEETRDDDAGAAKEEEKENQRPPPSFPPPIRSISRRGGKPSVCFRSFRAEGRFVLVQVVIPGKELLQASREGGRLRLQFASAAAHA; the protein is encoded by the coding sequence ATGGCGGCTGACGGCGGGCTGAGGCGGCTGTTCGAGAAGCCGCTGCCGGAGAACCCGACGCTGCTGGAGGCGCTGTCGGCGTGGAACCGCGTCCACCCCAAGAGGCTCGTAGACCCGGCCTCCTTCACCGAGATCTTCGGTGAGCTCCACTTCCAAGAGAAGCAGCAACATCAGCCGGACCACGTTGCCCGGGCCGGcctcttgccgccgccgccgcgtcccccaacacctcttcctcctcctcgcgccgccgcagcTTCCTCGTCGTGGATCGACGTCGCTAGCGAGAAGAGCAAGGATGACTTGTCGCTGGACGCGCTGCTCAGGCCGCCGAAGCCCACGCCGACGGTGAAGAGGAGCGCGAGCTTCTCCCTGAAGAAGAGCCCCTCCGCGTCGTCCCTGCTGCTCTGCACCGAGGGGCTCGGCTCCGAGAGCACCTTCGACGTGCTcagggacgacgaggacgacgtgcTAGCCGCCGCGCTCCGTCGCCAAGAGGAGAcacgcgacgacgacgccggcgcggcgaaggaggaggagaaggagaaccaACGGCCGCCGCCGTCGTTCCCGCCGCCGATACGGTCGATCAGCCGCCGCGGCGGGAAGCCGAGCGTGTGCTTCCGGTCGTTCCGCGCGGAGGGGCGGTTCGTGCTGGTGCAGGTGGTCATACCCGGGAAGGAGCTGCTGCAGGCGTCGCGCGAGGGCGGCCGGCTCAGGCTGCAGTTTGCTAGCGCCGCCGCACACGCGTAG